One Candidatus Zixiibacteriota bacterium genomic region harbors:
- a CDS encoding replication-associated recombination protein A codes for MELFDEQKPNDSGDSTFAAPLADRMRPQNFDQFFGQEKLVGKETPLRRAIEQDRVGSVIFWGPPGSGKTTLAELIAKATSGLFIPFSAVTSGIKEIKEVISKARNYRKMSGRKTYIFIDEIHRFNKAQQDAFLPYVEKGDIVLIGATTENPSFEVISALLSRVKVYVLERLTEESLSGIIRNALADSERGLGAMNLEIDDKAIAFIAAVADGDARRALNLLEAAAEDAGRNGHITAEKTAEIHQKGTYLYDKSGEEHFNLISALHKSVRGGDPDASLYWLARMLESGEDRLYIARRLIRMAIEDIGLADTNALTLTLNARDTYHFLGTPEGEQALAQAVIYLACAPKSNKAYIAFLKATADASKKGSLPVPLWIRNAPTNLMKALGYGKGYKYAHEYEDALTDQEYFPDELAGTVYYEPSQHGKESRIAEYLAKFREYRKKVLGKKKSD; via the coding sequence ATGGAACTTTTCGATGAGCAAAAACCAAACGATTCCGGCGATTCTACTTTCGCCGCTCCTCTCGCCGACCGGATGCGCCCGCAGAATTTCGACCAGTTCTTCGGGCAGGAGAAACTGGTCGGCAAAGAAACCCCCCTGCGCCGCGCCATCGAGCAGGATCGGGTCGGCTCGGTAATTTTCTGGGGTCCCCCCGGCTCCGGCAAGACGACTCTGGCGGAACTTATCGCCAAAGCGACCAGCGGTTTATTTATCCCTTTTTCGGCGGTGACCTCCGGCATCAAAGAAATCAAAGAGGTCATCTCCAAAGCCCGCAACTATCGCAAAATGTCGGGACGGAAAACTTATATCTTCATCGATGAAATCCATCGCTTCAACAAAGCCCAGCAGGACGCCTTTCTCCCCTATGTTGAGAAAGGGGATATCGTCCTCATCGGCGCCACTACCGAGAACCCGTCATTTGAAGTCATTTCGGCGCTGTTATCACGCGTGAAGGTTTATGTTCTCGAACGCCTGACTGAAGAATCGCTGTCTGGAATCATCAGGAATGCCCTCGCCGATTCTGAACGAGGTCTCGGCGCCATGAATCTTGAAATTGACGACAAGGCTATCGCCTTCATCGCCGCGGTCGCCGATGGCGACGCCCGTCGCGCCCTCAATCTTCTCGAAGCCGCCGCTGAAGATGCCGGAAGAAATGGCCATATCACCGCGGAGAAGACGGCCGAGATTCATCAGAAAGGAACTTATCTGTATGACAAGTCCGGCGAAGAGCATTTCAATCTGATTTCGGCGCTGCACAAATCGGTCCGCGGCGGCGACCCCGATGCCTCCCTTTACTGGCTGGCGCGGATGCTCGAATCGGGGGAGGACCGTCTCTATATCGCCCGCCGTTTGATTCGGATGGCCATCGAAGATATCGGCCTGGCCGACACCAACGCCCTCACCCTCACCCTCAACGCCCGCGACACCTATCATTTTCTCGGCACTCCTGAAGGGGAGCAGGCTCTCGCCCAGGCGGTCATCTATCTCGCCTGCGCCCCCAAATCGAACAAGGCATATATCGCTTTTCTCAAAGCGACCGCCGATGCCTCAAAGAAAGGCTCGCTGCCCGTCCCGCTCTGGATTCGCAACGCCCCGACTAATCTGATGAAAGCGCTTGGCTATGGGAAGGGATATAAGTACGCTCACGAGTACGAAGATGCCCTCACCGACCAGGAATATTTCCCCGATGAACTCGCCGGAACGGTCTATTATGAGCCTTCACAACACGGTAAGGAAAGCAGGATTGCCGAGTATCTGGCGAAGTTCCGGGAGTATAGGAAGAAGGTGCTGGGGAAGAAGAAATCAGATTGA